Within Thermoplasmataceae archaeon, the genomic segment ATTGCACCGTTTACTCTGTATACGAGGTTTGGCACGGTTTCAAGGTTAAGGTTGTCTTCCACCGCCAGCGCCAGTTTTCTCATCTGTTCTTCCATGAAATCTCCAGCAAGAATATAGTCAACGCTGCTGTTGTTCTTGAGAATATCTTCCGCAAAATATGAAGAGGAAAACCCGCCAAACACAACTTTCGATTCCGGGTGAATTTTTTTGACAAGTTTTGATACCTCAAACGCCCCCTGCGTGTGAGGGAGCCAGTGAAGGTCTATACCGAATATATCCGCATCAATCCTCTTGATGTATTTCTCGGCATTGAAATTCCTGTCAGAGAGCATCAGCACGGCCAGATTCGAGATCCTCGCAGAAAAGCCATTCCTAACCAGATAGGAGAGCATGCTAATGAAGCCAACAGGATACATCTCGAATACCGGGGTCGAGGGAACAACGTCACTGATTGGCCCCTCTTTCAAATCTCTCGTTCTGAAATCATAGATGCTGGGGGCATGCAGGAAGCAAACATTCACCGAACCCATGGTATCTAAACAGTATTACTGTATTGATTTTAAACTTGCCAGATGACATATACAGGTTTACCAGTTGTACGATGAGGAAAAACACTGATGTACGTATATCTTAAGGCACTATCTGGGTTCATTTCTAGACTAAAATCATATGTGAAAGTGATCATTCACGGATCGCATTAGCGGTGCTGCTTCAGTTAAATACTAGTTTAAGATACTGGAGTGAGAATAAAAGCGGGATAAATAGAACATTCTGATTTTTATTTGCAAGCGTGTTAAAATGACGAAATTCGAGGAATTTAACTTAAAGGAACAATTGGTAAAGGCACTTGACAGCATGGGATTCGCAACACCAACTGAAGTTCAGGAGAGGGCAATACCCATTGCCCTGGAAGGCAAGGATATTGTAGTAAAATCAAAAACAGGCACTGGAAAGACCGGCGCCTTTCTTATTCCGATAATCCAAAAACTCAGCCCCAAGGATAAAATGGCTGCCACCGTAATAGTGCCAACGAGAGAGCTGGCAATACAGGTATTTGACGTTTTCCAGAAAATGTCAGCAGGATCCGGCATAAAGGGATGCCTTGTCTATGGCGGCGCATCCATAAATGTTCAGATAGATTCGCTCAGGAGACTTCCAAACTTTGTTGTTGGCACCCCGGGCAGAATAATAGACCTGATGGAAAGAGGAGAGCTAAAGGTAAACCACACAAAGATACTGATACTTGACGAAGCCGACATGATGCTTGATCTTGGGTTTATAGAGGACATTGAGTACATTATGTCGATAATGCCCTCGGAAAAGCAAATAATGCTTTTTTCAGCCACAATACCGGACAGGATAGCCGGGCTATCTAAGAAGTACATGGAAGATCCTCACTACCTCAATATCAGCCAGGACAAGGAGCTGACAGTCAACTCAATATCGCACAGGTATGCACTTTCAGAGAGATCATCCAAACTGCAGACGCTCCTGACATTCATACGTGAATATAAACCTAGAAAGTCTATAATCTTCTCCGACACGAAGAGGAATGCAGACTTTCTGTACAGAGCACTGGTGAAGCAGGGATACAAAGCGTCTGTGATGCACGGGGATCTTTCCCAGTCGCAGCGGGAGAAGGCACTTCAGGCATTCAGGAGAAATTCGCAGTTTCTTGTTGCCACTAATGTGGCGTCCAGGGGGCTCGACATTACAGATGTGTCAGATATTATTAATTATGACACGCCGTCGGAACCATATGTTTATGTCCACAGAGTTGGAAGATCCGCAAGAATGGGCGCGGATGGTTCAGCATTTTCGATTGTCAGTCCGGACGAGTCTGTCCTTATTAGGGACATCGAACGCTCAGTGAAGATAAGAATTAAGCACATAGAACTGGACAGCCAGATAAGGGCCGCAGTTTCCAAGGAAATGGTAAATGTAACGCAAAACCACTATGGTGACAGGCGGGATACTAGGAGAACCGGCTTCAGCAGAAACAGGGAGAGAAACCGGCCGAGCTATAGGAACGAGAAGAAAGGCGTCGATTTTAGTTATGGCGATTATTCCGATCGTCCTTATACCGGAGAATAACTACCTCTATCATTATTTTTCTCTCCATCTTGTAAAGTAGCTTGCAAGCAAGAGGTAAACCACAGTTTCTACCAGTAGTACCGGTATCATAAGGATAAACACAGGTGACAGCCCGTAGGCTCCCTGCAGAATGATCGAAGCAGGTGTGGCCGGTGAAATCGCGAGAAAATATATCACAAATTTTGGCAGGTATGTATAGGGATAAAAAGTCGGCGGTATTACTGTCATTATGATGGAAAGTATGCCGGTTATGCCCCAGACATTCCTTATGTGCTTTATTGCACCGGCAATTATAAACGATATTGCTGAAGTTGAAAGTGACAGCAGGAAAAGAACTCCTAC encodes:
- a CDS encoding DEAD/DEAH box helicase, translating into MTKFEEFNLKEQLVKALDSMGFATPTEVQERAIPIALEGKDIVVKSKTGTGKTGAFLIPIIQKLSPKDKMAATVIVPTRELAIQVFDVFQKMSAGSGIKGCLVYGGASINVQIDSLRRLPNFVVGTPGRIIDLMERGELKVNHTKILILDEADMMLDLGFIEDIEYIMSIMPSEKQIMLFSATIPDRIAGLSKKYMEDPHYLNISQDKELTVNSISHRYALSERSSKLQTLLTFIREYKPRKSIIFSDTKRNADFLYRALVKQGYKASVMHGDLSQSQREKALQAFRRNSQFLVATNVASRGLDITDVSDIINYDTPSEPYVYVHRVGRSARMGADGSAFSIVSPDESVLIRDIERSVKIRIKHIELDSQIRAAVSKEMVNVTQNHYGDRRDTRRTGFSRNRERNRPSYRNEKKGVDFSYGDYSDRPYTGE